In Camelus dromedarius isolate mCamDro1 chromosome 28, mCamDro1.pat, whole genome shotgun sequence, a genomic segment contains:
- the LOC116149737 gene encoding olfactory receptor 4A47-like codes for MEPRNNVTYFILLGLTQNPKEQKVLFVMFLLFYILTLLGNLLIVVTITVSKTLNSPMYFFLASLSIMDMAYSSSITPRLISSLFFGENAISFESCMAYLFIDHIFGGSEVFLLLVMAYDRYVAICKPLHYLIVMRQRVCVVLLLVSWAGGFLHSVIQLSTIYGLPFCGPNITDHFTCDMYPLLNLVCIDTYVIGILVVANGGLICTIVFLLLLTSYGVILHSLKNLSQEGRRKALQTCGSHITVVVCFFIPCIFIYARPAKTFPIDKSLSVFYTVITPMLNPLIYSLRNSEMTNAMKKLWRQKGRSNMKEIHYES; via the coding sequence ATGGAACCAAGGAACAATGTAACTTATTTCATCCTCCTGGGCCTCACACAGAATCCAAAGGAGCAGAAAGTCCTTTTTGTTATGTTCTTGCTCTTCTACATTTTGACCTTGTTGGGCAACCTGCTCATTGTTGTGACAATAACTGTCAGTAAGACCCTGAACTCGCCAATGTACTTTTTTCTCGCTAGCTTATCAATTATGGACATGGCTTATTCCTCTTCTATTACCCCCAGATTGATTTCAAGCTTGTTCTTTGGGGAAAATGCTATATCCTTTGAATCTTGCATGGCTTATCTGTTTATAGATCACATTTTTGGTGGATCAGAGGTCTTCCTTCTGTTggtgatggcctatgaccgctatgtggccatctgtaagcccTTGCACTATTTGATTGTCATGAGGCAAAGGGTGTGTGTTGTGCTGCTGCTGGTGTCCTGGGCTGGAGGCTTTCTGCATTCAGTAATTCAGCTTAGCACTATTTATGGGCTCCCATTCTGTGGCCCCAACATCACTGATCACTTTACATGTGACATGTACCCCTTATTGAACCTAGTGTGCATCGACACCTATGTCATTGGCATCTTAGTGGTGGCCAATGGAGGACTGATCTGCACTATTGTGTTTCTGCTCTTACTCACCTCTTATGGAGTCATTTTGCACTCTCTAAAGAACTTGAGTCAGGAAGGGAGGCGGAAAGCCCTCCAGACCTGTGGTTCCCACATCACtgtggttgtttgtttctttattccctgtatttttatatatgcaaGACCTGCTAAGACCTTCCCAATTGACAAATCATTAAGTGTGTTTTATACAGTCATCACCCCTATGCTGAACCCATTAATCTACAGTCTAAGAAATTCTGAGATGACTAATGCTATGAAGAAACTCTGGAGGCAAAAGGGGAGAtcaaatatgaaagaaattcATTATGAATCATGA